ggagtctgtgtaggggctccgctaccgctgccttatggggaaggaaggcatggtaaaagttcaatagtcccaagaatgactgaagttcgggcttgctcttgggcgctggggcctcacaaatggcccgtaccttgtcaccggttggatggaccccttctgcgtccaccttaaatcccagaaagtccacctgcggcactcccagtaaacacttttcccgcttcaccttgaggcccgccgtctggaaacggtgcaggacggagcggaggcggtcctcaaattcctctggtgtgggcccggcgatcagtacatcatcgaagaagggggtgacgccaggaatccctttaaggagggagtccattagattctggaatatgcctggtgccacgctaacgccaaattgcagccgctttactctgaatgcccctctgtgcgtcacaatcgtctgagcctctgctgtggcttcgtccacaggcaactgttgatacgcttgggccaagtccagtttgccaaagatttttgacccagccagggtggcgaggacatggctgaccactggcactgggtatgcatgggccgtgagagccttgtttatggtgcatttgtagtctgcacagatgcggaccgaaccgttaggcttgacgggtgtgacaattggagtttcccagggggcgttgggcaccggctccagcactccttgctccacgagccggtccaattcctcgtctatgcggggtttcagggcgaacgggacccggcgggccttgtgcctgatgggtcgtacagcggggtctagctgtagggcaatggggggtcctgtatatcgtcccaatgccccatcgaaaacccctggaaactctttgcatatggcgtccacgtccacttgtaagctagtgcggttcaccccggtaacggctagccccagaggtccaaaccatgccagtcccagtaagctaacgtaggggcccttaactaccagcaagtccaattgttgctttcgccctcgatattgcaccctgaaggtccccacccccattgtagggaccttacgtttctggaagtcccggagggtgaatggggccggccttagtttgggacccccattagggcacagttcccttaatgttcgggccgagattatggatagagttgaacccgtgtccagctccatgcggcatggggctccctctatctgtacctctatataaattttctctgtgctgggatggggcaactggaatacctggtagtccgtgatctccgtcgagttgccttggtgcatggtgccgtgtgacctggggctcctgggtcggtcatctgatgcttgtcgacgggtgagtcgagcccgacacacccgggcgatgtgtcccaattttctgcactgcctgcactctgcgttgcggaaacgacaggtcctcctctcgtggttctccccacagcttgcacagttccctccttctcgtcgaggctgctgtggtgtgtgtgctgcttgagtgcgccgctgtactcggtgtacttcctccctgtcagattcggattcgtcggtgaggtcttcgtggtagaccctcggttgggatggcggggccggtcgtgcctcttgcgttgacctctcggcggcttcggttgccagggcttcctccagagcaatctggaacgtgaggtcttttttggcgtagaggcgtcgttgcaacatctcgtccctcaggccaccgacgaggcggtcacgaagcatgttctccaactctgagaagttgcataactgggcggcttggcggagggaggtcacaaacccagttatggtttcccccggggcttgccgctttgcgtagaaggcatttcggcaagctaccaccgagggctgtggtgaaaagtgctccttcagccgttccattattgttttgtaagagacggtagcgacatctctaggtgcaaggagagcccgggcgatttcaaacgtctcctctccacagacgctgaagaatgtcgccctcttcatggcatcgttggtgacttctttcgcttgcaggaggaagttgaaacgggcggcgtacccttcccagtctcctgatgctgggttgaatggcgagaagctgctgtcggttgccattctgggttccttgggtcctggagctgaagcctggatgcacggtgcgatgcagcggtgcagcaggtggcggtgctgcggtgcagtgcgtggtggcggtcagctcagcaggatcccaccttcgtcgccagtgaaatatactcggagtcgagagtgaatttcatgctctttattcagctcatattcatcaaggagaagaagagaagacgaatcgctcttttcccaaaaccatctgcttatatacattatttacacaatgggccttgcgtgattggctacttcagggctacacctgtgggcaaattatattgtggattgacttctgcctgcagcctgattggctgctcctacaggccaatcaggtagcagattcacttctgccagccgcctgattggctgctccagcaggccaatcaggttgcggattcacttccacctggagttggattgggtagctcccgctgattctgaatcctattgttcaaggattcagctcagtacataacagggctGGATCTACCAGAATGAGTTGCTATGCTCACTaggcctgccttctttctttgaATAAATTCCCACTTgtgacatgtttgtttgtttttcctttgttctgctttccAGGCAAAAGTGATTCCCAAGTCCACATTGCACATTTTGTGGAAGGGGGGATGAGTCTGGAGAAGCCAGACAGAGTGGGGCCATATCATGTTGTGTTGGAAAACCCAAACTTCTCTCCCCGTGGTGCCATTTTGAGAACGTCATGGTCATGGTTTAAGCGGAAGATATTGGTCCACTCTGTGGCACTGCTCTATCAAATGCTTCGATTCAATTCACCAAAATTCCATCTGTACCTCCTTCCCAATGACTCTTCCGTGAGAAAGGTAACTGGGATTCTCCAACTCTGATTGGTATTCCAGATCGCCTGGATCATTTGCCTGATTGTAGTAAGCCTGACAGAGTAACTATACAAAATTATGCACCACAGTGTGTCATGGTTCATGAACTGTATCTCCCTTTGTTGGGCTTTAGCTAATTTACCAAATGGCTAGCCAACATCAACCTGCCCCTGGAGAGAAGATTAGCAGTTGCTCTTCAActgagttacagtggtgcctcgctagacgaacgccctgctagacgaaaattctgcttaacgaaaggattttctgatcggaggttgcctcgctatacgacgagattttctatggccaccACTTCGTCCtgtgaagcgtggccataaaaacctccgatcagaaaatcagggcattcatctagcgaaaggtgAACCAggtgtagcaagggaagaaggcaaaggaagctcagctgagaggcactgacagctgtcaccgcctctcagctcatctccctttgccttctttccctgctgcagctggttcccctttgagTTCCGCTGGCACTGAGCGCAACttgccgcgcacagccggcatggagcgCGGTTTCGTACACCTCCAAAGCCACGCTCCATGtcaggggaggcaggcaagacgcgaCGGCGAGGGAACGTTCCTCCGCCACCGCGTCttgccgcgcacagccggcatggagcgCGGTTTTGGACACCTCcgaagcttcgtccgatccggctctgttgttggcagcagcggcgcttgctctcttggctcggggaagcgcttgcctgccttccccaagccaagagaacaagcgccaccgccgccaccagttccccccggagcccataggaacgcattaattgactttaaatgcattcctatgggaaacggtgcctcgctagacgaaattttcgtaggacgaattgagtcctggaacgaattaatttcgtctagcgaggcaccactgtattttggttcCCACCAGTAGTGGTGTTTAAAAGTGAGTTTTCCAATACTGAAATaagcatttttcattttctgagCAAGCTCCTTTCCAAATGCTCTGCTTGGTTCCATAGACAGCATTGTTAGTCAATCGTGTGAACAAAATATGTTTGTTCTATAATTCTAAGTACACTCAGCCTTCTCTGAAATCAGTGGTGCTACCTTCAAAGTAAATGCATTTAGTGATGAGCAAATTATCCTTGCTTCGTTTAGTAGTTACGAGCTTTCTGCAAGAACTTTGGAAAAACATTGCTTCTGGTGTGCAAGGCTGGCACATAAGAGATGAACTGCCTTTGCAATTTCAACTGCTCCCCATAGAGTCAGAAAATTGCCTGTCCATATTTTGGTTTCTGATGCCAAAGAGGTTTAGTTTTCTTTATATTGAAGATGGAGAATCTGTGTCTCTGCAGATGCTCTTAGAACTACAaaacccatcattcctgacccatactggctgtggctgataggAATCCAAAGGCATCTGGAAGTttgcagcttccccatccctgccttacatGCTGCAACAAAGCCAAGAAAGAGGTAGGGGGATTCAGTCTCCCAGAAGTTGGTTACCTTTCTTGCATATCTCAAAAGTGACCTTTGCCTTTCCCAGGCGGTTCATGAGCATGAAGTACAGAGCCCTTCACGGAGAATAGACAAACCCCCCTGGACCCTCAGGCCTCTGACGATTGGCTCTCGCTTCTTTGTGGTCAATGATGTCAATGATGTCAGAGTCTGTCCCAAGGTGAGACGCAAAAATGATGAAAGGTTTTGCTAGGGCAGAGCCATGGCTGTGAAGTATGAGAAGGGTGGGGGAGACTCCACCAGGATCCCTTGTCACCCTTAATTTGACTCCTTTGGAATGGCCGACTGGGCTAAGCCCTGTTTGCACATAAGGAGGTTTCATGCTTCCCCACAGGAAGTGGAGTTTCAATATCTggatgctgacaagctgcagCAGTACGTGGAACTGTCTGCTGAGCATATGCAAGACATGTTCAACTTCAGCGTGATGGAGAAGCGCAAGAACGAACTCATCTGGGAGGCCTGTGTGACACAAGGTGAGCTTCATTGTAAGAAAATCAGAAGGCTGGACCATAATTTGGGACTAGTTAGAGGtaggtctgacatagtcaaaaaaatttttaaaaaaatccttccagtagtaccttagagaacaactaagtttgtcataggtatgagctttcgtgtgcacgcagatttcttcagatacacacttcttcttcagaggtatctgaagaagtgtgcatgcacacaaaagctcatacctatgacaaacttggtctctaaggtgctactggaaggattttttaatcaTAATTTGGGAGGCAGGGTGATAAAGGACATCGCAGGCACATTCCCTCTTTGACTGCCTCTTTCCTGTTCTCTTTCAGAGGAATTAAAGTCTTCTGAGATGATGTCTTCTCCTCCACACTCAGAACAAGGTCAGCAGGTTTTAATTACTTATTTCCTCGTACTTAAATCCCACCTTCCTCCCAATGGCAGCACAGAGGGGCTGGTGATACAGTACCACGGAAAAGTCACTTTTGGAATGTTAGGGAATCGCCTTCTGGTGCAGGTTCCCCATTGCTTATAGTCTCCTTTGGTGCCAGGTGAAGGTCTTTCAACACAGCTAAATTTTGTAGAAACAGCTTTGGCTTGGATTCAGCTCACCCAGTGTGCTAACGGAATCCAGTGCAAATGCTCATGATAGTGCAATTGGGCTTTCCTCCCTTCACCCGCCACTTCCCTCAAATGCACTTTGGAGGGTcaaggagaacccccagaacagcaggaAAGCGTACAGTGTGTGTACTTGGCTGTTGGGGAGGGATAGCTGTGTCTGACAAGGAGGAAAGGTCACAGAGGGCAACATTTAATTTCTCCCTGTATGTTTTACAGCCTGGACTTCTCAGTTTTCAGCTGAGTGTCAGttgttaaaatattatttttaaattgtttttctaaCTGCATGTTAATGCATGTTTGTTGCTTTGTTTATCCATGTGAGCCAGCTGGAGAATTTGTGTTATGGCAGTATAAGGTTAAATttgcacacatattaaaaaaatgctatgaaaatgctttttaaaaaaacgttttgaaaaatacattgaatttgccatagctcactttcaccatctagtgtcacatttccACTTTACAACACACATAaagcgttttatttgcagctgtataactgAGTGCAAgatataagtacagtggtgcctcgcaagacaaaagtaattcgttccgcgagtcgcttcgtctagcaagattttcgtcttgcgaagcacggtttgccacagcaaaaaaaaaaaactgccaaaaaacttcgtcttgcgaagcgcggccatagaaaacttcatcttgcgaagcgccgaaaacattgcaaaacgctttcatcttgagagtttttcgttgcgcaaggcattcgtcttgcgacgTACCACTGTACCGGTAAGTAACATTTGTAGCATAAAGTCCTAAAAATGGGCCTTGATAAAACTGACTATAAAGACATGATTAGAGATATGAGACCAGATAAAAACGAATgaagtttttattatgtgttttattatgtattcagaGTTCTATCAAGATGGGGCACCATTTTGGTGAGAATGGGGAATGTACTAGAGTTCCCCAGATATGCATGGCCCCCTGAACCAGAGAACCTGCTGCTTTTTACTGTGCTACGCCTTCCTAAGGGTAGAGAACAACCCTTTCCTTAACTACTGTTCACAAAGGTTTATTGTCTATTTAGAATTCCAGTACTGGGGACAGAGGAGTGACTGGTTCCTTAAGAAATGCATTTGATAGAATATTAGGATTGTCTTATTTGATTAGTCATTGTTTGGGCCAGGAAACCTCTGCATTGATAGATTGGGAGTCGGCAGGCAGGACGGCCAGCCATAGTTGGCTTGCAGCAGCACACCATACTTTTTAGAAAGCCATCTTACACCATTTCAGCCGTGGtggggaatcctgggaactttagtttgctAAGCATCTcccaacaactcccagcaccctcacTATCACCCCACACAGCAGCAACCACATTTTTCTAAATAGTGTGTTTCCAGCTGTGCCAGGCACACTTTCTCtggtttccccccttaaaataaataattcagtCCAGCCCAGAAATTGTCAAGACGGCAACCTTGCAAATTGAACACACTGGGAATGCTTCTGCTTTCCTGACTTTCTTTCCCTGCTCCCATTTGCTTGTTGGTAGTGAACTCAATCAACACACTTGTTCATGATGCAAAATGCTGGAGAGATTTGCAAATCGTGGGTTCATGTCCAATGCTTATGATTTCCCCATAGTCCCTGCATGTTTCATAAACACACCTTTTCTCTCGTTTTTCCAGGTGCTTGTTGCTACACTCTGTCCCATGCTGCATCCGGACACAGTGTGGAAAGCAGGTAGGGCTTAAGAGTTCCTCATGAAAGGCCAACCCTTCTATTAGGGACAATGAAGCAGCTACCACAGGCAGGCAGCAGATATTGAAGGGGTGGTGCTATTTCGGTATCTGCTGCACTGCGGTCTCTGGAGGGGCAGAAACCTACAAATGTGCAAAGTCAACAGAAGCTAAATTGGGCCACTCTACCTAtcagacgcgggtggcgctgtgggttaaaccacagagcctagggcttgccgatcaggtcggcagttcgaatccccgcaacaggaggttgttcagtcccagctccttccaacctagcagttcaaaagcacgtcaaagtgcaagtagataaataggaaccgctacagcgggaaggtaaacggcgtttccatgtgctgctctggttcgccagaagcggctttgtcatgctggccacatgacctggaagctgtacgccggctcccttggtcaataacgcgagatgagcacccgcaaccccagagtcggtcacgactggacgtaatggtcaggggtccattacctttacctatcagttGCATGGAAGGTTCCCTCCAGGGAAGGGAGACacggctgctttttctttttccgtGACTCAGAGATTATAAGACTAGCCTGTTGCACAATTTGGAATCGGGCAGCGGAAGAGATGGAGACATAATTCTTCAGGACAGGGGCAATTAATCTTTTTGGCCTGAGGATGATCAGATACCTCTTTGAGGGccaatgttttatcatgtttttaatattctgttgggagccgcctagggtccctggggaaacccagccagatgggcagggtataaaaaattattgttattgttattgttactgcTACTCAGTGTGAGATCACGATGCCAAAATGATAGACTTGCCCCTTTTATACCCCAGGGATTTCTGTGCACTTTGCAATACAAAACCTCCTGGTACCATCTCTTCAGGAGGTCCGTTTTGGAAATGAGTCTTTTTTCTGGCAGCAACTGCCCTTTGGAACTGCATCCTGTTACATATCAGTTAAGCGCTTTCTCCATGCTCTTTCGAATGGCCTTGTTTTTTCAATTGGTGGAGATCTTTATCCCCCAGTCGGCAGCAGTATTGGATCTGAAATGATTTTATGTATTGTTAAGTAAGTTTCATAGGAAACAATTAATTAacggaaatggaaatggaaagaaacacaCTCTCACAGCACACAGGATTAAAAACCCTGAAGCGACAGGTGTTGCCTTTTAATCTTTAAAGAGCAGGAGGAGGTTTAGCTCCCATCTCAGCATTGTGATGCTTGGCCCTTATGGCCGATAAGGACCATCTCAACCCACATCTCTTTCTGCTCCCTCTGTGCCAATCCCAGCCATGGAAGTTGGTAGCACTTGCAGATGGTGTGGCTCCTTCCCGGGTTCCTTTGCTGAGCTTCTCTTGTTTTGTGCCTGCTTTTCCCTGCTTCTGGGGGTGATAATGCAGAGCAACGGTGAGGAGCATCAGAGACTGCCTGCTCTCTACTCTGGATAACTTGGATGAGGATGATCTCAACAGGTTCAAGTTCAAGCTCCACGAGTTCCCTGTCAGTGAGGGCCATGACAACATTCCCCTGGGGCGGCTGAAGAAGGCAGATGTCATGGACCTGAGCCAACTCCTCCTGAGTTTCTACATGGAGGATTATGCCGTGCTGGTGACGGCTGATGTCCTCAAAGCTATCAACTGCAGGGATGAGGCACAGAGGCTCCTCAGCCTCACCAGGAAGAGGTAAGAAAGGAGGAGGGCCAAATCatggaactggctgggagggaagGTGTATGGAGGGCCAGTCACCCCTGATGCCCCACCCGCTGTGAGGTGAGAGTGATTGATTTTGATCTTGACTTCATGGGGGTGAAAGGAGGAAAGCCTTATATCAGGGCCAGCCAATCTAGTGCCCATCATCTCtacatttattttacttatttaacaGATTTGCATATCTTTTAGCTGTAaacacctctaagcagtttatatgttcttggttttttatatataaaggtcAGAAGTTAATAATGAGTTgagttttaaaaattcaaaatgtgaaaaacatcagccattaaaaatatacactttataaaataaaatgatgtacaggcaactcccctcTTGCACGTGATCTATTTCTGTGCGGCAACATGTATGTGTAATGCCAGGAACCTGGAAATGGAGGGGGAAGCTGGAAAGTCATCGTGGCTCATGAGTAGAAActtcccagagcccaaagaggaggTTGGAGGCTCAGTTGGGCTTTGTTTTGGCTGTGAATCCTCCCTTCTTTCTTCTCCTGGCAGTATTTAATTGTTACACTTCCATATAAACTtattcattctctccctctctctcctaggAACTAGCAGTTCTTTGTTCAAACCTCTGCTTTTTATCAGTGAACAATGGTGACCCCTCTCCTGCCTCATCTGATCCTGCCAATCTGCAAAAATATCTGGAAGTCAAATTGTTTTCTCTTAGCCCAGCCATGGCTGCCatccagaatcctctgcaacacTTCAGTACTACAAACATTTGCCACTTTTATAATGcattggcttcccccagagattcctggaaattgtagtctagCAAGCTAACAATTAtctcaaaaaccaaacaaacccaagTTTCCaatgaaactacagttcccagctctCCAGGAAAATACATATTGATAGAAGAGTTTCAGCTTTGGCTGGCgtcttgccctccagatgttccaaactacaactcccatcagccacagccagcgtGTTGCTTCAGTGCCAAATTTCATCAAGGGACACTGGAAACAGCTGATCCAATGGACTGCATTGGTGGGAGTGGTGTTTA
The window above is part of the Zootoca vivipara chromosome 13, rZooViv1.1, whole genome shotgun sequence genome. Proteins encoded here:
- the LOC132593048 gene encoding NACHT, LRR and PYD domains-containing protein 1a allele 5-like; the encoded protein is MSLEKPDRVGPYHVVLENPNFSPRGAILRTSWSWFKRKILVHSVALLYQMLRFNSPKFHLYLLPNDSSVRKAVHEHEVQSPSRRIDKPPWTLRPLTIGSRFFVVNDVNDVRVCPKEVEFQYLDADKLQQYVELSAEHMQDMFNFSVMEKRKNELIWEACVTQEELKSSEMMSSPPHSEQGACCYTLSHAASGHSVESRATVRSIRDCLLSTLDNLDEDDLNRFKFKLHEFPVSEGHDNIPLGRLKKADVMDLSQLLLSFYMEDYAVLVTADVLKAINCRDEAQRLLSLTRKRN